A genome region from Chryseobacterium indicum includes the following:
- a CDS encoding pectinesterase family protein, whose protein sequence is MKKLFLILLISMVNFLFAGNDPYIKITVAKDGSGDFTSIQKAINSIRDLGPEEALILIKSGTYHEKVVIPSSKHKITLEGENKDNTIITNDDFSGKPDSFNEKMTTFNSYTLLVMGDDIKISNITIQNTSCNEGQAVSLHVEGDRFIIKNSIISGCQDTVYSATNHSRQYFENCFIEGTTDFIFGQATVVFKNCTIKSLADSFITAAATEADRKYGFVFFDCTLTAKEGITKVYLGRPWRPYAKTVFINTEMGKHILPEGWNPWKGDKMFPDKEKTAYYAEFGSKGKGGNTSKRVNWSHQLTKKDLKNYTIEKIFDGWVPEHK, encoded by the coding sequence ATGAAAAAATTATTTTTAATCCTTCTCATTTCGATGGTAAATTTTCTGTTTGCAGGAAATGATCCGTACATCAAAATTACCGTTGCAAAAGACGGAAGCGGAGATTTCACCTCGATTCAGAAAGCTATTAATTCCATCAGAGATTTAGGACCAGAAGAAGCTTTGATTTTGATAAAATCCGGAACGTATCATGAAAAAGTGGTGATTCCTTCTTCAAAACATAAAATTACGCTGGAAGGCGAAAATAAAGACAATACGATAATCACCAACGATGATTTTTCAGGAAAACCCGATTCTTTCAATGAAAAGATGACCACGTTTAATTCTTATACGTTATTGGTGATGGGAGATGATATAAAAATCAGCAATATAACGATTCAGAATACTTCCTGTAATGAAGGACAGGCGGTTTCCCTTCATGTGGAAGGTGACCGTTTTATCATTAAAAACTCGATTATTTCAGGTTGTCAGGACACCGTTTATTCCGCAACCAATCACAGCAGACAATATTTTGAAAACTGCTTTATTGAAGGAACCACAGATTTTATTTTCGGACAGGCAACCGTTGTTTTTAAGAACTGTACGATTAAAAGTTTAGCCGATTCATTCATCACGGCAGCCGCAACGGAAGCAGACAGAAAGTATGGTTTTGTATTCTTCGACTGTACATTAACTGCGAAAGAAGGCATTACCAAAGTGTATTTAGGCAGACCTTGGAGACCTTACGCGAAAACAGTTTTCATCAATACAGAAATGGGAAAACATATCCTTCCAGAAGGCTGGAATCCGTGGAAAGGCGATAAAATGTTTCCTGATAAAGAAAAAACAGCCTATTACGCGGAATTCGGAAGCAAAGGAAAAGGAGGAAATACTTCGAAGCGCGTAAACTGGTCGCATCAGCTCACAAAAAAAGATCTAAAAAATTATACTATAGAAAAAATTTTTGATGGCTGGGTTCCTGAACATAAGTAA
- a CDS encoding rhamnogalacturonan acetylesterase: MKKILLIFSIAISTLIMAQQKPTLFLIGDSTMANKENPDKNPEHGWGQILPQFLTSGIEIQNHAVNGRSSKSFRTEGRWDKVEKQLKKGDFVIIQFGHNDQKIKDSTKFTNPYTQYRANLERYVNEARAKGAIPVLMTSIVRRNFNENGVLIDTHKEYPLVVRMVANDLKVPFVDMQLLTEQMEISYGPENSKKLHLYYKEGEDPYYPKGKEDDTHLSRLGAETVAKLAAKSLKTLKIGLEKYIK; this comes from the coding sequence ATGAAAAAAATACTTTTAATTTTTAGCATAGCAATTTCAACTTTAATTATGGCTCAGCAAAAACCCACTCTTTTCTTAATCGGAGATTCTACCATGGCTAATAAAGAAAATCCGGACAAAAATCCGGAACACGGATGGGGACAGATCTTACCTCAGTTTTTAACTAGCGGAATCGAAATTCAGAATCATGCGGTGAACGGAAGAAGTTCCAAAAGTTTCAGAACGGAAGGACGATGGGATAAAGTGGAAAAGCAACTGAAAAAAGGAGATTTTGTTATTATACAGTTTGGTCATAACGATCAGAAAATTAAAGATTCTACGAAGTTTACCAATCCTTACACACAGTACAGAGCGAATCTTGAACGATATGTGAATGAAGCCAGAGCTAAAGGAGCGATTCCTGTTCTGATGACTTCCATTGTAAGAAGAAACTTCAACGAAAACGGAGTTTTGATCGATACGCATAAGGAATATCCTTTGGTTGTAAGAATGGTCGCCAATGATCTGAAAGTTCCTTTTGTAGATATGCAGTTGTTAACTGAACAGATGGAAATTTCTTACGGCCCCGAAAATTCAAAAAAACTTCATCTGTATTACAAAGAAGGCGAAGATCCTTATTATCCCAAAGGAAAAGAAGATGATACACATTTGTCCAGATTGGGAGCGGAAACAGTTGCTAAATTAGCCGCGAAAAGTTTAAAGACCTTGAAAATAGGGTTGGAAAAGTATATTAAATAA
- a CDS encoding cupin domain-containing protein: protein MKFKKEPFFDGNSEWEDLGGGISRQFVGYNSQVMMVIVQFEKDAVGALQQHFHSQITYVAEGQFEVTVDGKMKILQKGDGFFAQPNIFHSVKCLEAGKLIDAFAPFREDFIKDEFSG, encoded by the coding sequence ATGAAATTCAAAAAAGAACCTTTCTTCGATGGAAATTCTGAATGGGAAGATTTAGGAGGCGGCATTTCCAGACAGTTTGTCGGATATAATTCCCAGGTCATGATGGTGATTGTACAATTTGAAAAGGATGCTGTTGGTGCTTTGCAGCAGCATTTTCACTCTCAGATCACATATGTTGCGGAAGGACAATTTGAAGTTACGGTTGATGGTAAAATGAAAATTTTACAGAAAGGCGACGGATTTTTTGCGCAACCCAATATTTTTCATAGCGTGAAATGCCTCGAAGCAGGAAAACTGATTGATGCGTTTGCTCCTTTCAGAGAAGATTTTATTAAAGATGAGTTTTCGGGCTAA
- a CDS encoding pectate lyase family protein: MKQTFKAAFATAALCSVFALTGCGQEEIKSDLSENNSDLNMRSELVASAVIPLADCSAPGWASQNGGTTGGGTAAETTVTNYAQLKAAIENSAVKVIKVTGTITVSARLSFQDQTGKTIYGTSGAKLVSTDQTKDGSGIINIKRCNNIIIRNLIFEGPGAYDTDGWDNAILDDCRNVWIDHCEFRDGVDGNFDVKNKSDFVTVSYTKFNYLKAPKPGGPGGTDDHRFSNLIGSSDGATTDAGKLNVTFVRCWWAPGCRERMPRVRYGKIHILNSYFNSAVSNKCIAAGVQANIRVDGNVFENVNEPISLMSGLTAVTVTSNNTFTNVTGNTSGSGTAFTPPYTINTLSLSSVKSNVTTNAGATLSGNICNSF; encoded by the coding sequence ATGAAACAAACATTTAAAGCTGCTTTTGCTACGGCAGCTCTCTGTTCGGTTTTTGCCTTAACCGGATGCGGACAGGAAGAAATTAAATCCGATTTGTCCGAAAACAACAGTGACCTGAACATGAGAAGTGAACTGGTTGCGAGTGCGGTAATTCCGTTAGCCGATTGTTCTGCTCCGGGATGGGCTTCACAAAACGGCGGAACTACAGGAGGCGGAACTGCCGCTGAAACTACCGTTACCAACTACGCCCAGTTAAAAGCTGCCATAGAAAATTCTGCGGTAAAAGTGATTAAAGTAACCGGAACCATTACTGTTTCAGCACGTTTATCGTTTCAGGATCAGACAGGAAAAACAATCTACGGAACGAGTGGTGCAAAATTAGTTTCCACCGATCAGACGAAAGATGGTTCAGGAATCATCAACATCAAAAGATGCAATAATATCATCATCAGAAACCTGATCTTTGAAGGTCCGGGAGCTTATGATACAGACGGCTGGGACAATGCCATTCTGGACGACTGCCGAAATGTATGGATCGATCACTGTGAATTCAGAGACGGAGTAGACGGAAATTTTGATGTTAAAAATAAATCTGACTTTGTTACGGTCTCTTACACCAAATTTAATTATCTGAAAGCGCCAAAACCGGGAGGACCCGGCGGAACAGATGACCACAGGTTTTCTAATCTCATCGGATCGAGCGATGGTGCTACTACGGATGCCGGAAAACTGAATGTAACTTTTGTTCGTTGCTGGTGGGCTCCGGGATGCAGAGAGCGTATGCCAAGAGTGCGTTACGGTAAAATCCACATCCTGAACAGCTATTTCAACAGTGCTGTAAGCAACAAATGTATCGCAGCAGGAGTTCAGGCAAATATCCGCGTTGACGGAAATGTATTTGAAAATGTAAATGAGCCTATTAGCCTGATGAGCGGATTGACTGCAGTAACAGTTACTTCCAATAATACTTTTACCAACGTTACGGGTAATACATCAGGAAGCGGAACTGCTTTCACGCCTCCATATACCATTAATACACTTTCTCTTTCTTCAGTAAAATCTAATGTTACGACGAATGCGGGAGCAACACTATCAGGCAATATCTGTAATTCTTTCTAA
- the pelA gene encoding pectate lyase: MKTKLYILALSWAVVNLSAQTKDTLAEKMLIYQLPVGGWGKQLEDKSVVNYNLPLSKELLRKIKATGDDHATIDNNATSREINALIKAYSVTRNPEYLKSAEKGISYLLLMQYKNNGGFPQYYPNKGLYRKQITYNDNAMINALTVLYNVAEGKNGFDVVDAKLKEKSKTAVQKGIECILKTQVLQKNIPAIWGDQYNEETLQPDKARAFEPVSLATAESVGIVRFLMMQPVTPEIEKSVKSAIKWFRQNKIEGYSYEVSKVNGKAVRTLAEDKNSVIWARFYDINNNKPLFGDRDGSVKYNYYEVSEERRNGYSWYGDYAEKLLGKEYPKWLEKNSISDL, encoded by the coding sequence ATGAAAACAAAACTGTACATATTGGCTTTAAGCTGGGCTGTTGTAAATCTTTCTGCCCAGACAAAAGATACTTTAGCTGAAAAAATGCTTATCTATCAGCTTCCGGTCGGAGGCTGGGGAAAACAGCTCGAGGATAAATCTGTCGTCAATTACAATCTGCCTCTCAGCAAGGAACTTTTAAGGAAGATAAAAGCAACAGGAGACGATCATGCAACGATTGACAACAATGCGACCTCAAGGGAGATTAATGCACTCATCAAAGCATATTCTGTCACCAGAAATCCGGAATATTTAAAATCAGCAGAAAAAGGAATCAGCTATCTTTTGCTGATGCAGTATAAAAACAACGGAGGTTTTCCGCAGTATTATCCCAATAAAGGATTGTACAGAAAGCAGATTACGTATAATGACAATGCAATGATTAATGCACTTACGGTTTTATATAACGTTGCCGAAGGAAAAAATGGTTTCGATGTGGTGGATGCAAAGCTGAAAGAAAAATCAAAAACCGCCGTTCAGAAAGGAATAGAGTGTATTTTAAAAACGCAGGTTCTGCAAAAAAATATTCCGGCAATCTGGGGAGACCAGTACAACGAAGAAACCTTACAGCCGGATAAAGCAAGGGCTTTTGAACCTGTTTCTTTAGCTACCGCAGAATCTGTGGGAATTGTAAGATTTTTAATGATGCAGCCTGTAACTCCGGAAATCGAAAAATCTGTAAAATCTGCCATAAAATGGTTCAGACAAAATAAAATTGAAGGCTACAGCTATGAAGTGTCTAAGGTAAACGGAAAAGCAGTGCGAACTTTAGCCGAAGATAAAAATTCTGTGATCTGGGCAAGATTTTACGACATCAACAACAATAAACCTCTTTTCGGCGACCGCGACGGAAGCGTAAAATACAATTATTACGAAGTTTCCGAAGAAAGAAGAAACGGCTATAGCTGGTACGGAGATTATGCCGAAAAACTGCTTGGGAAAGAATATCCGAAGTGGCTTGAAAAAAACAGTATTTCTGATTTATAG
- a CDS encoding DUF4861 domain-containing protein → MVTVKKSVFGFICAIGCISSPLLKAQTSVLVKNNLSFERNEVVSVPVSRLKSFLDKNKEADVRIKNSKGQLITIQWIDNDGDGNNDELLFMAHIQGKSSENYIISADGKSPVPESKVTTYSRLVPERVDDYAWENEKIAFRMYGPKGQREALAGVKGSTLSSGVDIWLKRTEQSVINKWYKGYLTDPMYYHKDSRGEGYDPYHVGDSRGTGGIGIWKDGKLQVSQNFVTSKTIAEGSLRTVFELTYNPWSDFGVKETKRISLDLGSNFSKFESTFEAEKKVPNYTIGITLHKNEGEAKLNDKEGYYLHWEKIDDAFVGEGIVVNPETIEKSMAFKSETPDQSNLLVITKPQRKLTYYAGFAWQKSGQIHTQKDWEDMLKKQAQIIANPLQITIK, encoded by the coding sequence ATGGTTACAGTTAAAAAATCTGTTTTTGGCTTCATTTGCGCAATCGGTTGCATTAGTTCGCCTTTACTGAAGGCTCAGACTTCCGTTCTGGTAAAAAATAATCTCAGTTTTGAACGAAATGAGGTGGTTTCAGTTCCTGTTTCCAGACTAAAATCATTTTTGGATAAAAATAAAGAAGCAGATGTAAGGATAAAAAACAGTAAAGGACAATTAATAACCATTCAGTGGATCGATAACGATGGAGATGGCAACAATGATGAGTTGCTTTTCATGGCGCACATTCAGGGAAAGTCTTCTGAGAATTATATCATTTCAGCCGATGGAAAATCTCCGGTTCCTGAAAGTAAAGTAACCACTTATTCCAGGCTGGTTCCGGAAAGAGTAGACGATTATGCCTGGGAAAATGAAAAAATTGCTTTCAGAATGTACGGTCCGAAAGGACAGAGAGAAGCTTTGGCAGGAGTAAAAGGAAGTACCCTTTCCAGCGGAGTGGATATCTGGCTGAAAAGAACAGAGCAGTCGGTAATCAATAAATGGTACAAAGGCTATTTAACCGATCCTATGTATTACCACAAAGATTCCAGAGGGGAAGGTTACGATCCTTATCACGTAGGAGACAGCCGCGGAACCGGAGGTATCGGAATCTGGAAAGACGGAAAACTACAGGTCTCACAGAATTTTGTTACCTCTAAAACCATTGCGGAAGGATCTTTAAGAACGGTTTTTGAGCTTACATACAATCCCTGGAGCGATTTTGGCGTGAAAGAAACCAAAAGAATTTCTTTAGATTTAGGTTCAAACTTTTCAAAATTCGAATCCACTTTCGAAGCGGAAAAAAAGGTTCCGAATTATACCATCGGAATTACCCTTCACAAAAATGAAGGAGAAGCAAAGCTTAATGACAAAGAAGGATATTATCTTCATTGGGAAAAAATTGATGACGCCTTTGTTGGAGAGGGAATTGTGGTAAATCCTGAAACTATTGAAAAATCAATGGCTTTTAAATCCGAAACTCCGGATCAGAGCAATTTACTGGTCATCACAAAACCTCAGAGAAAACTTACCTACTACGCAGGATTTGCATGGCAGAAAAGCGGACAGATTCATACTCAGAAGGACTGGGAAGATATGTTGAAAAAACAGGCGCAGATCATCGCAAATCCTTTGCAGATAACTATTAAATAA
- a CDS encoding helix-turn-helix and ligand-binding sensor domain-containing protein, whose product MLKYFFAYILLFLSLFSDAQSILEKGMPFVQNYLPENYGNHGKIWDVKSAKNGMIYMASEDGLLEFDGKIWSHFKSYRGYTRSLYVANDSTIYAGADMDFGVWKKDKFRKFSFTSMYPFKKKIGGVNEEFWGTYQIKNQMVFVSHQNIYISSYKKLTKLSAKSRFSKSFFVNGRLFLADEKKGLFEYDGSQLKLLFPFTDNNPLDISGVFINGNALRIVTKNKGIFEWNNGKLTPLSFEVSPSLIKGKVFSFINLGTQYYAFGTILDGIYITDLNGKIIQHINKSKGLPNNTVLCMHYQKNGKLWLGLDYGISSVDIKNDITYFYSQDDDFGTGYTAAFKDDTFFLGSNQGLYFTDWNEMGNPRSGTFLQMIEGSEGQVWTLKNIDGDLYCGHDKGLFVLDKNSLKKINNEYGVSAITPFRKDYVLTGNYSGVFVYKKENNTLKFIKKMHLIVGAVSQIEVENDHTIWINIPNYGILRTTVDDNFNPVNRQIFPDNNFKGNLPNIYRIHQKIKIFTTAEQYDFNNGNNKFFPATDKIQLPVISGKLPGFYIPQKISTDYNFFPVYNGFALEKLNLQNKERFSSGLIFRKAEMFNNTGNFDLETQQQLPYRFNNLRFVFSLPNEDAVEYSYFLDGFSKDWSVWSSDNKIEFLGLKEGSYSFLVKAKKGNQISDVKAFYFRVKAPWYRSLYSYAAYFLLIAGLFYFLKKYQENKLKKQKLELLKKEQNALREQAEKHRQEMILEKQKQLENEKNNLKEEIKSKTIELATKAKEDEDKNRLLSTINEKILEIENNPNISKIRLGEIRRTLKTYLETDDHTFEIQMDELHQEFFKAMRKKFPNLSIYDLRLCAYLKIGLNSKEMADIFQVLPSSINVSRSRLRKKLGLKPEDDLFDFLNNLE is encoded by the coding sequence ATGCTAAAATATTTTTTCGCTTACATTTTATTGTTCCTGAGTCTTTTTTCAGATGCGCAGAGCATTTTGGAAAAAGGGATGCCTTTTGTGCAGAATTATCTGCCCGAAAATTATGGGAATCACGGTAAAATATGGGATGTTAAGTCGGCAAAAAACGGCATGATCTATATGGCTTCCGAAGACGGACTTCTGGAGTTTGACGGTAAAATATGGAGCCATTTCAAGAGTTACCGTGGCTATACAAGATCGTTGTACGTTGCCAATGATTCTACCATTTATGCTGGAGCAGATATGGATTTCGGTGTCTGGAAAAAAGACAAATTCAGAAAATTCAGCTTTACTTCAATGTATCCTTTCAAAAAGAAAATAGGTGGGGTGAATGAGGAGTTTTGGGGAACGTATCAGATTAAAAATCAGATGGTTTTTGTATCTCATCAAAACATTTATATTTCTTCGTATAAAAAGCTCACCAAACTTTCAGCGAAGTCGAGATTTTCCAAGAGTTTTTTTGTGAACGGAAGATTATTTCTTGCCGATGAAAAGAAAGGACTGTTTGAATATGACGGCTCACAGTTAAAGCTTCTTTTTCCTTTTACAGATAATAATCCGTTAGACATCAGCGGTGTATTTATCAACGGCAATGCTTTACGGATCGTAACTAAAAACAAAGGGATTTTCGAATGGAATAATGGCAAACTTACCCCGCTGTCATTTGAAGTTTCTCCTTCTCTGATCAAAGGTAAAGTTTTCAGTTTTATCAATCTGGGAACTCAGTATTATGCTTTCGGAACCATACTCGACGGAATTTACATCACGGATCTGAATGGTAAAATCATTCAGCACATCAACAAAAGCAAAGGGCTGCCGAATAATACGGTTTTGTGTATGCATTACCAGAAAAACGGAAAACTTTGGTTAGGTCTGGATTATGGAATTTCTTCGGTAGATATTAAAAATGATATTACGTATTTCTACAGTCAGGATGATGATTTCGGGACGGGTTACACAGCAGCTTTTAAAGACGATACTTTCTTTTTAGGTTCCAATCAGGGATTGTATTTTACAGACTGGAATGAAATGGGAAATCCGCGTTCCGGTACTTTTTTACAGATGATTGAAGGATCGGAAGGACAGGTTTGGACGCTTAAAAATATTGACGGAGATCTATACTGCGGTCACGACAAAGGTCTTTTCGTACTGGATAAAAATAGTCTGAAAAAAATTAATAACGAATATGGCGTTTCTGCAATTACTCCTTTCAGAAAAGACTATGTTTTAACAGGGAATTATTCCGGAGTTTTTGTTTATAAAAAAGAAAATAATACGCTGAAATTCATTAAAAAGATGCATTTAATCGTAGGAGCAGTAAGCCAGATCGAAGTGGAAAACGACCATACAATCTGGATCAACATTCCTAATTACGGTATTCTGAGGACGACTGTAGATGATAATTTTAATCCGGTTAACCGTCAGATTTTTCCGGACAATAATTTTAAAGGAAATCTTCCTAATATTTACAGAATCCATCAGAAGATCAAAATATTCACAACTGCAGAACAGTATGACTTTAATAACGGGAACAATAAATTTTTTCCTGCTACAGACAAAATACAGCTTCCGGTAATCAGCGGGAAACTTCCCGGTTTTTATATTCCGCAGAAAATATCCACAGACTACAATTTTTTTCCTGTATACAATGGCTTTGCTTTAGAAAAACTGAATCTTCAGAATAAAGAAAGATTCAGTTCCGGACTTATTTTCAGAAAAGCGGAAATGTTTAACAACACCGGAAATTTTGATCTGGAAACCCAGCAGCAGCTTCCTTATCGCTTCAATAATCTTCGCTTTGTATTTTCACTTCCTAATGAAGATGCGGTAGAATATTCATATTTTTTAGATGGATTTTCTAAAGACTGGTCGGTCTGGAGTTCCGATAATAAAATAGAATTTCTCGGTCTGAAAGAAGGCAGTTACAGTTTTCTGGTTAAAGCGAAAAAAGGAAACCAGATATCTGATGTAAAAGCATTTTATTTTAGAGTTAAAGCTCCGTGGTACCGAAGTCTGTACAGTTATGCTGCGTATTTTCTTTTGATAGCGGGATTGTTTTATTTTCTCAAAAAATATCAGGAAAATAAACTCAAAAAGCAAAAACTGGAACTCCTGAAAAAAGAGCAGAATGCACTTCGTGAACAGGCAGAAAAGCACAGGCAGGAAATGATTCTTGAAAAGCAAAAGCAGCTTGAGAACGAGAAAAATAACCTCAAAGAAGAAATTAAAAGCAAGACCATAGAACTTGCTACCAAAGCCAAAGAGGATGAAGATAAAAACCGTCTTCTTTCCACCATCAACGAGAAAATACTTGAAATAGAGAATAACCCTAATATTTCTAAAATAAGACTCGGAGAAATCCGCAGAACCCTGAAAACCTATCTGGAAACAGACGATCACACCTTCGAAATCCAGATGGATGAGCTGCATCAGGAATTTTTTAAGGCAATGAGGAAGAAATTCCCGAATCTTTCCATCTACGATCTGCGTTTATGCGCATACCTTAAAATTGGTCTGAATTCTAAAGAAATGGCAGATATTTTTCAGGTTTTGCCTTCCAGTATCAATGTAAGTCGATCCAGACTGAGAAAAAAACTCGGACTGAAACCGGAAGATGATCTGTTCGATTTTCTTAATAATTTAGAATAG
- a CDS encoding T9SS type A sorting domain-containing protein has product MKNLSLFLMLLAFSFGFSQPTTNAPTPTKAAADVISIFSDAYTNVATNYNPNWGQSGSVNTSFQAVSGSGNNILVYSNFNYQGTDLTTQNAAAMEYLHIDVWTNTAGAVLKVSPINNGTGASEFLVNVPLTNAGWSSVDLPKSAFTGMTWNSVFQLKFDGQSGANPSTIYLDNIYFWKNPVNPAADATLSDLKVNGTTVTGFSSAIVSYTLEYPQGTTAVPQITAATTTNASATKVITQASAIPGTATVLVTSQNGLVTKTYTVNYVVSGPNVAAPTPPARAATDVISMFSNAYTNIPIDAWSAVWDDSNISDIQVAGNDTKKIIFTNFLGVDFSGAGHHINATNFTHFHMDIWIDNSVDLVGKVFNLKLSQWGGTSGEVSALELPLNTGSTPALVKGQWLSIDVPLSSWTNNAARNDIAQFVITSNIGTVYFDNLYFHKATVLGTNEATVSKSLRVYPNPANVGETITVESKVKNIEVYTLSGQKVKSENSNTISTQGFAKGMYILKTTTDKGEVQSSKVIVK; this is encoded by the coding sequence ATGAAAAATTTATCTCTTTTTCTAATGCTTTTGGCATTTAGTTTTGGCTTTTCTCAGCCAACAACTAATGCACCGACACCTACAAAAGCCGCAGCGGATGTGATTTCCATATTCAGTGATGCCTATACGAATGTTGCTACGAACTATAATCCGAACTGGGGACAGTCCGGAAGTGTGAACACATCTTTTCAGGCGGTTTCGGGCTCCGGAAACAATATTCTGGTGTATTCTAATTTTAATTATCAGGGAACAGATCTTACCACACAGAATGCTGCGGCGATGGAATATCTTCACATTGATGTATGGACAAATACCGCAGGAGCCGTGCTTAAAGTTTCACCTATTAACAACGGAACGGGAGCCAGTGAATTTTTAGTTAATGTTCCTCTTACCAATGCAGGATGGAGCAGTGTAGATCTTCCAAAATCTGCATTCACGGGAATGACGTGGAATTCCGTTTTTCAGCTGAAATTTGACGGGCAGTCCGGAGCAAATCCTTCAACCATTTATCTGGACAATATCTATTTCTGGAAAAATCCGGTAAATCCGGCGGCAGATGCCACATTAAGCGATCTGAAAGTAAACGGAACTACCGTTACAGGCTTCAGCTCTGCCATTGTTTCTTACACTTTGGAATATCCGCAGGGAACAACTGCAGTTCCACAGATCACGGCAGCTACAACTACCAATGCAAGTGCAACAAAAGTTATTACGCAGGCATCGGCAATTCCGGGTACGGCGACCGTTCTGGTAACTTCACAAAACGGATTGGTAACCAAAACATACACGGTAAATTATGTGGTTTCAGGACCTAATGTTGCTGCGCCGACTCCTCCTGCGCGGGCAGCGACAGACGTAATTTCCATGTTCAGCAATGCGTACACGAATATTCCGATTGATGCGTGGTCTGCGGTTTGGGATGATTCCAATATTTCAGATATTCAGGTAGCAGGAAACGATACTAAAAAAATTATTTTTACCAATTTCTTAGGAGTGGATTTCAGCGGAGCCGGACATCACATCAATGCAACCAATTTTACCCATTTCCATATGGACATCTGGATCGACAATAGTGTGGATCTGGTAGGAAAAGTATTCAATCTCAAACTTTCACAATGGGGAGGAACTTCCGGAGAGGTTTCTGCACTGGAACTTCCGCTCAATACAGGAAGTACACCTGCTTTGGTAAAAGGACAATGGCTTTCCATAGATGTGCCGTTGAGCAGCTGGACGAATAATGCTGCAAGAAATGATATCGCCCAGTTTGTGATTACTTCCAACATCGGAACGGTTTATTTTGATAATCTCTATTTTCATAAAGCTACAGTATTGGGAACCAATGAAGCTACCGTTTCCAAAAGCTTGAGAGTTTATCCTAATCCTGCGAATGTCGGTGAAACAATTACGGTAGAAAGTAAAGTGAAAAACATCGAAGTGTATACTTTATCGGGACAAAAGGTAAAGAGTGAGAACTCAAATACCATATCCACACAAGGATTTGCTAAAGGAATGTATATTTTGAAAACCACGACAGATAAAGGGGAAGTTCAGTCTTCAAAAGTTATTGTGAAATAA